TCCACCCTGCAACGGCCGGGGGCGCGGGGCCTGCCCTTCTACTTCGTGCGGGTGGACATGGCCGGCAACATCACCAAGCGCCATTCCGCCACGCGCTTCCACTTCGCGCGCTTCGGCGGCGCCTGCCCGCTGTGGAACGTGCACGAGGCCTTCGCCCAGCCCGGCAAGATCCTCGTGCAGTTCGCCACGATGCCCGACCGCACCACCTACATCGGCATCGCCCGCACGGTGACCAAGCGCGGCGGCGCCTATCTGAAGCCGTCGCGCCAGTTCGCCGTCGGGCTGGGCTGCGAGGCGACCCACGCCAACGAGATCGTCTACGCCGCCGGCATCGACACCTCCAACGAGGCCGCCGCCGTACCGATCGGCGTGAACTGCCGCATCTGCGAGCGCACCGACTGCCAGCAGCGCGCCTTCCCGCCCATCGGCAGCCAGCTGTCGGTGGACGAGCACCACCGCAGCTTCGTCCCCTACCTGTTCACCCAGGAGGGTCGGTCCGTGGAGAAGGCCTGAACGGTTGGCGATTCCGCTACGGCCGCTCTATCATCCGCGGGCCAACCGATAGGATCACGACATGACGACGCCCACCGCCCGGCCCCTGCCCCAGAAGACCATCGGCGTCCTCGGCGGCATGAGCAACCAGGCCACCGCCGAATATTACCGCCTGCTGAACGAGGGGCTGAATGCCCAGTTCGGCGGCTGGGACAACGGCGAGATCGTCATCGTCAGCGTCAACTTCGGCAACATCGAGCATTTCGTCCGCCAGAACGAATGGGACGCCGCGCAGCGGTATCTGTCCGGCAAGGTCGACGCGCTGGAGCGCGCCGGGGCCGACGTGATCCTGTGCGTGTCGAACACCATGCACCGCGTGGTCGAGCCGATCATGGCGGAGCGCGCCACCCCCTTCATCCACATCGCCGACCCGACCGGCGCCGCAATGCGGGCCGCCGGCCTGTCGCGGGTCGCGCTGCTCGGCACGATGGCGACGATGCTCTCCGAGGACCTGCGCCGCCGTTACAAGGAGCGCTTTGGGGTCGAGATCATGGTGCCGTCCGACGCCGACAAGGCGACGGTGGACCGCATCATCTTCGACGAGTTGGTCCGGCGCGACCTGCGCCCGGAGTCCAAGGCCCAATACCTGGAGATCATCGACCGGATGGCCGCCGACGGAGCGCAGGGGGTGATCCTCGGCTGCACGGAGATCTTTCTGCTGGTCGATCAGGCCGACCGGCCGGATTTCCCGATGTTCAACACGACGGCGCTCCACACCGACGCCGCGGTGGCCTTCGCCCTGGGCGAGTAAGCGAATGAGCTTCGCCCGGGAAACGGGTTCTCCCATAGTTTTCATGGATCAGGCTGGGAGGAGGACGCGACGGCGCAACAGATCGAAGCTGGCGCGTCCGTACATCTGACGCTTGATCAGCTTCAGCTTGTTGACCTGCGCCTCTGCCTGCCCGCTGCTCCAGGGCATGGTGAGCGCTGCTTTGACGGCTGCCTTGTCCTGCCTCACGCCGGCAGAAGGGTTCGACGGCTGGGATGCCGCAGGACAGCGCGTCGGTGAGCCAAGCGCCCAAAACGGTGGAGGGAGTGGCGGGAGTCGGATCCGATCGCACTCCGTAGCGTCTGATCAGTTCAGCAAAGCGGCGTATCAAGCCGCGACCTTTGGCGACCTCCGGGTCCTGAGAAATCCGGGCGATGGCCTCAGTTGCGGCAGCGTCAAGGTTCTGCGGCGCTTGCACCAGCCGCCATCCCAGTTGCCGGGACGACATCAGGCCAGGGAACAGACCAGCAGACGAGGCTGACGCGGATTCTATGGGACTGGGGCGCCACGTGTGCGGCGTGACCTTGGCCGGGGTGGTGCGCCGCTGGCTCAGCCAGTGGCGCACCCGCTTGGTCAATCTGGAAAAGCCGCGGTCTTGGAGTTCCCGCCGCGGCATTCTCGTTGCCCGCGGCAAGGCGGGCTTCGAGGTGCTCACGGTACGGAGCGAGGATGCCAAGCCCGGATTCCCGTGCGGCCCGCTCAGGAAATTGCTGCGCGTGGACGTAGCTGCGCACAGTAGCGCGGGTGTGTCCCATCGTCAGGCTGATCGTAAGCAGCTTCTCGCCAGCCGCGAAAGATCGGCCACCGGAACCGCGCAGGGAGCGGCCAGTCCAGTTCAGTGTCGGCCTTCATCGCCACCGCCTTCACCCAGAACAACGCCGACGCCGCCAAAACGCAGTGGCGCCAAGTGGCCGAACAGGTTCGCCTCAAGCTGCTGCTGCAAAATTTGCAAACGCTGCAAAAATTCAGAACGGAGAGGGTGGCGGAGGGGATGGGATTCGAACCCACGATAGGGGTTTGAGCCCCTATAACGGTTTAGCAAACCGCCGCCTTCAGCCTCTCGGCCACCCCTCCTACCGGGTCGGCGCTCTGTGGCGCCGCTGGCGTGGGTGCGTTCTAACGATCCGGATGGGGCCTGTCAACGCTTACTCGCCAAAAATTTGGAGCAAGGCCGAAAGGAACGAAATCTGTATAAAATTTTATATACTTTTTAGAAAATTGGAGGTAGTTTACCACCAGAACGCGATAGCAATCTTTGGTCAGGGGGACGCCATGAGCTTGTCACGCCGCTGCGCCGAAACGCTGATCGATCTGGTCGAGATCAAGCTGAGCTGCCTGGAGATCACCGACCGCGAAGACCTTCGTGAGAAGGAACTGCTGCTGCGTTGCGTTCAGGAATTGAAAGCCGAGGTTCGCGGCGAGAACGGGACCACGGCCGCGTTCGCGGCGCCCAAGCGGCGCGGCCGCCGGCCCAAGCATTTGCAGCTCCAGGATCTGCACGCCTGAAGCAATCTCTCGGCGTCCGTCAGACCGGCATGACCAACCCCGACACCGATCCCGGTTGAGGCGGCTGGGCATTCGGCACGGCGGCCTCCCGCGCGATGCGGCGTGGCAGACGCAGGGTGAAGCCCGTGCCCTGCCCGGTTACCGACCGCACAGCCACCGTACCGCCCAGCACGCCCGTCACGGTGCTTTGCACGATGTGCAGTCCAAGACCCGAACCGCCCTCGCTACGCTTGGTCGTGAAAAAGGGTTCGAAAACCTTGGACAGATGGTCTTCGGGAATGCCGGACCCATCGTCGGAAAAGTCGATGATCACGTGATCGCCACCGTCCGGATGGACGGCGATCCGTATGGTTCCCCGCTGCTCCTCACCATAGGCGTGGATCAACGCGTTGATCACGAGGTTGGTCAGCACCTGGCTCAGCGCGCCGGGAATGCTGTCCATCTCCAACCCATCCGGACAATCCACTTCGACCGTCACCAGCGTGCGCTTCAGACGAGGCCGCAGGGAGAACAGCACCTCGTCGATGTAGGTCCGCAGATCGAAAGCTCGCCGCTCGCCGGAGGTCTGATCCACCGCCACCTGCTTGAAGCTCTGCACCAGCGCCGCCGCCCGGTTCATGTTCGACACCAGCAGGCGGGCGGCCTCCGTCACCGCATCCAGATACTCGGCCAAGTTGGTTTTCTTCAGCGCGCCCGAATCGAAACGGACGCGCAGGTCACGGGCCTGTTCGGCGATGTGGCTGGCGGCGGTGAGGCCGATGCCGATCGGCGTGTTGATCTCGTGCGCGACCCCGGCGACCAGCTGGCCCAGCGAGGCCATGGCCTCCGCCTGGATCAGGCTCTCCTGGGCGGCGCGCAGGTCGGCAAGCGCGCGTTCCGCCTCGTCGCGGGCGGCCTCCATGGCGGCTTCCGCCGCCTTGCGGTCGTTGATGTCGTAGAGCCAGGTCAGCAGCGCCGGCTCTCCGTCCATCTCGATCTCACCCCAGCTCGACAACACCCAGACGATCGTTCCGTCCGGCTTGCGAAAGCGCACCTCGGCGTCGCGGAAAGGGCCTTCCCGTTCGAAACGTTCGATCAGGGCTTGGCGGTCCGCCGGATCGGCGTACAGCCGTTCGGCGGGCATCGGCAGCAGGTCGTCGCGCGACCGGCCCAGAATGATCTCCGACTGCGTGTTGCAGAACACCAGCAGGCCGTCGCGGCGCGTGATGTTCACGGCGATGGGGCTGGCCTCCAGGATCCGCAGCAGCCGCTCCTTGCCGGCACGGACCTCTTCCTCCTGGCGGCGGCGCTCGGTGATGTCGGTCATGATGCCGACATAGCGCACCGCCTGCCCGGCGGCGTCGCGGATCGCCCGCCCCTGCGCTGCGATCCACATCCAATCGCCATCGGCGCGTCGCAGCCGGTAATCATAGGCATAGGCTGCGGTCTCGCCCCGCAGGTGGGCATCGATGGTGGTCAGCACGCGCTGGCGGTCGTCAGGATGCAAGCGCACATTCCAGAAGTCGGCCGGCATCTCCGGTCGCTCGGCGTAGCCCAGCATGCGCGGAAAGCTGTCGGACCACCAGCAGGTCCCCCGCGGGATATCGGTGTCCCACACCGCCGCCCCGGTGGCGTCCAGCGCCATTTCCAGACGATCGGCCAGATCGCGGCGAACCGCGTCGGCCTTCTTCTGTTCCGTCAGATCATAGAACCAGCTGATGTGACAGCGCTGCCCTTCGAAGTCGATGACGGTCGAACTCAGCGAGCCCATGCAGGTGTCGCCATCGCCGCGACGCAGCAACACCTCCTGTCCATCGAAGAGACCATCGGCGTAGAGCCGATCAATGGCGGCCCGACGGTCCCGCGGGTCATGATAGAGCGGCCACATGCCGTCGCGCTGGAGTTGCTCGCCGCTGACTTTGAAACAGGTTGCGGCACTGGGGCTGTGGTAGAGGTTGTCGCCGTCGCGCGTGTTGATGAGGACGCCGATAGGGGCGGTGTCCAGGATGGCCCGCAACCGCTCTTCCGTCACGACGGGGGGAGGAGCCGTGTTTTCCGCCAAGGGCCTTCGCCCAATGCGCCGCGCCGCCAGCAAACCGGCGAGAAACCCGGCCAGGAGACCGGCGAACAGCGCAAACAGCGCCACCGTCAGCGAAACTGCAATCATAAGGGCCTCCCGCCGGCCTCACTTGAAACCGACGGGAGAATAAAATCAACGGTTATGACGCCGCACCGTCTTCCGGCGTGGCGTCACAGCCGTTGCCGATCAGCCCTTCAGCTTGGCCATCAGGATTTCGTTGACCAGGGCCGGGTTGGCCTTGCCCTGCGTCGCCTTCATCACCTGACCGACGAAGAAGCCGAACAGCTTGTCCTTGCCCGAGCGGAACTCCGCCACCTTGTCGGCGTTGGCGGCCAGCACGGCGTCGATGGACGACTCGATGGCCCCGGTGTCGGTGACTTGGCGCAGGCCCTTCTTCTCGACGATGTCGGCCGGCTTCTCGCCGGTTTCGAACATCGCCTCAAACACCTCCTTGGCGATTCGGCCGGAGATGGTGTTGTCGGCGATCAGGTCGATCAGGCCGCCGAGGTTTTCCGCCGAAACGGGGCTCTCCTCGATCTCCTTGCCGGCCTTGTTCAGATAGCCGAACAGCTCGCCGGTGACCCAGTTGGCGGCCAGCTTCGGGTCGCGGCCCTTGGCCACCGCCTCGTAGAAGTCGGCGCGGGCCTTCTCAGACACCAGCACGTTGGCGTCGTAGGGCGACAGCTTGTACTCGCTGATGAAGCGGGCCTTCTTGTCGTCCGGCAGCTCCGGCAGGGTGCGCTTGATGCCCTCGACCCAGTCGGCGTCCAGCTCCAGCGGCAGCAGGTCCGGATCGGGGAAGTAGCGGTAGTCGTGCGCCTCTTCCTTGGAGCGCATGGAGCGGGTCACGAACTTGGTCGTGTCCCACAGACGCGTCTCCTGGTCGATCTTCCCACCGTCCTCGATGATCTCGATCTGGCGGCGCGCCTCGTACTCGATCGCCTGCATGACGAAGCGGATCGAGTTGACGTTCTTGATCTCGCAGCGCGTGCCGAAGGGCGCGCCCGGCTTGCGCACCGACACGTTGACGTCGCAGCGCATGGAGCCTTCCTCCATGTTGCCGTCGCAGGTGCCGAGGTAGCGCAGGATGGAGCGCAGCTTGCGCACATAGGCGCCGGCCTCCTCCGCGGTGCGCATGTCCGGCTCCGACACGATCTCCATCAGCGCCACGCCCGACCGGTTCAGGTCGATGTAGGTCTTGGCGGGGTGCTGGTCGTGCAGCGACTTGCCGGCGTCCTGCTCCAGATGCAGGCGCGTGACGCCGACCGTGCGGGAGGAGCCGTCCGGCAGGTCCAGAACGATCTCGCCCTTGCCGACGATGGGCTGCAGATACTGGCTGATCTGGTAGCCCTGCGGCAGGTCGGCGTAGAAGTAGTTCTTGCGGTCGAACACCGAGTGCAGGTTGATCTGCGCCTTCAGCCCCAGGCCGGTGCGCACCGCCTGCTCGATGCAGTGCTCGTTGATGACGGGCAGCATGCCGGGAAAGGCGGCGTCGACGAAGCTGACCTGGCTGTTCGGCTCGGCGCCGAAGGCGGTGGCGGCGCCGGAGAACAGCTTGGCGTTCGAGATGACCTGGGCGTGGACCTCCAGCCCGATCACGATTTCCCAATCGCCCGTTTCGCCCTGAATGTACGACATCGGTCTCTTCTCTCGTCCGGCTCAGGCCATGAACGGCGGGGTGGCGGTGACGGCGGCGGCCTTTTCGATGACCTGACCGACGCGCAGGACGGTCTCCTCATCGAAGGGCCGGCCGAGGAGCTGGAGCCCCAGCGGCAGCCCGTCCGACCCGACGCCGGCCGGGACCGACATGCCCGGCAGGCCGGCCAGCGAGGCCGGCACCGTGAACACGTCGTTCAGGTACATCTGGATCGGATCGTCCATCTTCTCGCCGATGGCGAAGGCGGTGCTCGGCGCGGTCGGCGTCAGGATGACGTCGCACGTCTTGAACGCCTCGTCGAAGTCCCACTTGATGCGCGTGCGCACCTGACGGGCCTTGTTGTAGTAGGCGTCGTAATAGCCCGCCGACAGCACGTAGGTGCCGATCAGGATGCGGCGGCGGACCTCCTTGCCGAAGCCGGCGCCGCGGGTGTTCTCGTACATGTCCTTCAGGCTGGCGCCCTCGACCCGCAGGCCGTAGCGCAGGCCGTCGTAGCGCGCGAGGTTCGACGACGCCTCGGCCGGGGCGACGATGTAATAGGTGGCCAGCGCGTACTTGGAGTGCGGCAGGCTGATCTCCACCGGCTCGGCGCCGGCCTGCTTCAGCCATTCGATGCCCTGGTCCCAGATCGCGGCGATCTCGGCGGGCATGCCCTCCACCCGGTATTCCTTGGGAATGCCGACCTTCAGGCCGCGGATGTCGCCGGTCAGCGCGGCGCGGAAATCCGGCACCGCCATGTCGACCGAGGTCGAGTCCTTCGGATCGAAGCCGCACATCGAGCGCAGCATGATCGCCGCGTCCTCGACCGTGCGGGTCATCGGCCCGGCCTGGTCCAGCGAGGAGGCGAAGGCGACCACGCCCCAGCGCGAGCAGCGACCGTAGGTCGGCTTGATGCCGACGATGCCGGTGAAGGCGGCGGGCTGGCGGATCGAGCCGCCGGTGTCCGTGCCCGTGGCGCCCAGAGCGGCGCGCGCGGCCACCGCCGCGGCCGAGCCGCCCGACGAGCCGCCGGGGACGATCTGGCGCGACCAATTGCCGACCTCGCCCGGGCTCCACGGGCTGATCACGTTGCCGTGGTGGGAGGTGATGTTGGCCGAGCCCATGGCGAACTCGTCCAGGTTCACCTTGCCCAGCATGACGGCGCCGTCGCGCCACAGGTTGCTGGTGACGGTGGACTCATACTCCGGCTTGAAGCCGTCGAGGATGTGGCTGGCCGCGGTGGTCAGCACGCCCTTGGTGCAGAACAGGTCCTTCACCGCGATGGGCAGGCCCTCCATCGGGCCGGCCTCGCCCTTGGCGCGGCGGGCGTCGGACGCCTTGGCCATGGCCAGCGCCTGTTCCGGCGTCTCGGTGATGAAGGCGTTCAGCGGGCGGATCGTCTCCACCGCCTTGACGTGGGCCTCGGTCAGCTCGACCGCGGTGAATTCCTTCTTGGCGAGGCCGTCGAGGGCCGCCGCCATGGTCAGATGCGTAAGTCCCGTCATCACTCGACCACCTTCGGAACGACGTAGAAGCCTTCGGCCGTCTCCGGGCCGTTGGAGAGGACGGCGTCGCGGTAACCGCCATCGGTCACCTCGTCCTTGCGGCGGCGCAGGGTTTGCGCGGCCACGCTGGTCATCGGCGGCACGTCCTGCGTGTCGACCTCGCCCAACTGTTCGACGAAGGTCAGGATTTGGCTCAGCTCACCCGCCAGGTGATCCAGTTCATCGTCCGGCACCTTGATGCGGGCCAGATGCGCGATCTTGGCCACGGTGGCCTTGTCGAGCGACATGCCTTCCACTCTCTTCCGAAACGTCTGGAAAAACGGCTTGGAAGCTATCACCCGAATTCTATTACCGCAATGATTCAGGGATATCCTGTCCACCGGCACACCCCTCCGGACCGACGGCGGAAAAACGCCGGGAGGATAAAGCGCGGCAACAGGTTCCGCTGCCGGCCGTCAACAGTCTGGGCGACCACGCCCAGACGATGCGCCGGTCGGTGGACGAGTTCGTCCAGCGCATCCACAGCGCCTGAACTCGCGAAGGCGCCCGACGCCGAACGTTGGGCCGCGTCAACCTTCGCCGCGACCCGCATCCCAACGTGCCCGGTCGATGCGCAGGGTGAGCAGGGCAAGCCGGTCGCCCCAGGGCGCCGTCCGCTCCTCGATGGCGATTGGGACGAATCCCATCGCGGCGTAGAGAAGAAGTCCCGGAGTGTTGGTGTTGAAGCAACGCAGCACAAGTTCGGGCAAGCCGTGATGGTCGAAGGCGCGGTCCATCATGATGCGCACCAGATGCTTCGCCACGCCGGTTCGCCGGACCCAGGGCGCCGCGCTGACATTGCCCAGGCTGGCGCTGCATCCCTCTTCGAAGGTGGCGAAATTCGCATAGCCGACCACCTCGCCGCCGCGCAGCACCACCGTGGGATCGCGGCGCACGGCCAACGAGGCGCGCACCTGTTCCGGAGTCAACGGCCATGTCGCGCGGGGGAACAGGAAATACAGCTCCTCCCGATTGCGGGCGAACCGGCAGATGTGGGGAATATCGGCGTCGGTCAAGGGGCGGTGGCTGAACACAGCCGCGGGAGTCGGAACGGGGGCGGCGGTGGGCATGGATGAACTCCGGAATTCGCAACCACTAGAATAAATATGCCAAAAAACAACTCAAGCGGCTTCGCCGCGCCGTCGCATCGCCCAACATCTCCGCCGGGCTTGCCGTTCCGGCAGACGGCTTCTATGGTTCGCGGCATGATCCATACGCTTCCCGAACTGGCCGCCCGCCTGGGCCGGGGCCAACGCCTGCTCGGCCTCGACGTCGGCACCAAGACCGTCGGCATGGCCGTGTCCGACCCGAATTTCGTCGTCGCCTCGCCGATCGGCACGCTGAAGCGCACGAAGTTCACCCAGGACGCCCGCGAGCTGTCGCGGACGCTGCGCGATTACGGGATCGGCGGGTTGGTGATCGGCCTGCCGCTGAACATGGACGGGTCGGAGGGGCCGCGCGCCGAATCCACCCGCGCCTTCGCCAAGAACCTGATGGAGCGGTCCGATCTGCTGGGCTGGGACGCCGAGATCGCCTTCTGGGACGAGCGGCTGTCGACCTCCGCGGTCGAGCGTTTCATGATCGGCGAGGCCGACATGACCCGCAAGCGCCGGGACGAGGTGGTGGACAAGATGGCCGCCGCCTACATCCTGCAGGGCGCCCTGGACGCGCTCGCCCACATCCGCCGCATGGAGCGGGAGCAGCGGGAGCGCGACGAATACGACAACGATATTGGCGGCCACAGCGGCGACAACGGGGACGCCTGACGGCCCCATGCTGCCCATCGCCGGAGCGCTGGCCCCGATCTTCCTGCTGATCCTGTTCGGACAGGGATTGCGTCGCCGCGCCGTGATCCCCGAGACCGCCTGGCCGTCGCTCGACCGGCTGACCTATCTTCTGTTCTTTCCCTGCCTGATCGTGGACGAGCTGACGCGCACCGACCTGCGCGCCCTGTCCATGGGGTCCATGGGCGGGACGATGGCCGCGGGGATTTTTGCCGGGGCCGCCCTGGCGCTCGCCGTCCGGCGCCCGATCGGACTGGAGGGTCCGGCCTTCACCTCGGTCTTCCAGGGGGCGATCCGACCCAACACCTATGTGGGGCTGGCGGGGGCCAGCGCGCTCTATGGGTCCGCCGGGCTGACGCTGACGGCGGTGGGCATCGCCGTGGTGGTGCCGCTGGTCAACCTGCTCTGCGTCACGGCGATGGTGCAGTATGGGCGCGTGGCGGACGGCGCGCCGCAGCGCAGCGGTGTCGGCGCGGTCGTCTCCGGCATCCTGCGCAACCCGATCATCATCGCCGTCGCCATCGGCGCCGCCCTGAACCTGGGCGGGATCGGCCGTGTTCCGGTGGTCGGGGACGTGGTCGGCATCCTGGCGCGGGCCGCCCTGCCGATGGGGCTGCTGTCGGTCGGCGCCGGGCTGGACCTCGCCGCGGCGCGTGGCGCCGGGCTCGGCGTGGCGCTGTCCAGCGTCCTGAAGCTGTTGCTGGTCCCCGCCGCGACGGCGCTCGCCGGGCTGTGGCTGGGGGTGGACGGGCTGCCGCTGACCATCGCGGTGCTGTTCAACGCCCTGCCCTGCTCGGCCAGTTCCTATGTCCTGGCCCGGCAGATGGGCGGCGACCACGCGCTCGTCGCCGGCATCATCACCGTTCAGACGCTCGCTTCCGCCGCCACGCTGCCCCTGGTCGTCGCCTTGGCGGGATGACGGTCGGTCGCCTTTAATGGTTCGTTAGGAACCGAGCGCAAACACTACCCTGGATAGTTCATCTCATGGACTTGCTCAGCCATGACCATCCCTCCCGCAGCGTCTCACAGCCCAAGCCCTTCCTTTGCGGCGTTGGGGAAGGTTTCAGGACACGGTCCGGTTGCGGCGGCCTCCCCGTCGGCGGAACCGCCGGCCTCCGGGCCTGTGGACACGGTCAGCCTCTCCACCGAGGCGCAATTCCGGATGAGCAACGCGACGAGGTTCACCGTAACCGCCGATTCGCTGGCGCAAGCCGTGACGGCCGCGAAGACGGTGCCCGGACTGAACGCCGACGCGGAACGCTTCACGCCCGAAGCGATGGCGGCCCATGCCGAGTGGCGGGAGAAGCACACGGACTATACGGGCAGGGTGCGCGATCTCGTCGACCAGACCTTCGGCCTCAGCGCAGACAGGAACGGTTGGGCGGCGGGCGGAGCCGCGCTGACCGCCATAAAGAATCTGGCGGAGAAGAATGGGCTGATCGAACCGACAATGCCTCCGGCCGTAGCCAACATGCTGCAAACGACGGGTGAAAGCATGTGGACCGATAAAAGCGGCGGAACCACCGGCATGTTCGACATCGCTTTCCTGCCGAATGGCGCAGAGAAAGGCGGCAACCTCCGCATCCTGTTCGACAGCAGCAAGAAGCCCGGCGCCGACAGCTCTCTGGTCGATTTGAAGAACGGCGGCGCGAACGCTCAAGGCGCCTTGGCCAAAATCAAGACCTCGGCGCTTGGCGCGTCGCTGGACAGCGTGGGCGGGTGGAGTCCAGGCGGCACGGCCAACGCCTACGCTCTCACCAGCGGCAAGAACGGCGGCGACGCCGAAGTCTTCGGCATGGTCATTTCCAACAACGCCGACGAATACGCGAGGGTGAATACCAAGACCATATTGGAAACCATCCACAGCCTCCTTGGCTGAGGCTTTGCGCGACCGTTCACGGCGGTTCCGGAGCGCCCTGCGGGAAGCGTTCCAGCCCGTCGTCGATGGCGTAGTAATCGCCCTGGTCCTCAGCATAAATATGCCGCAGCGTCGTCAAGCCGGTCGGCTGGTCCAGCGTGCCGGCGGCGATGTCGAACAGCCCCGACTCGTCGCCACTCCAGAACAGCGACGAACCGCAGCGCGAGCAGAAGCCCCGCTGCGCCTTCGCCGAGGAACGGTACCAGGACAGGGTGTCCTGCGCCTTGATGACGACCGTCTCGCGCAGGATGGTGATGTAGGCGCCGAAATGGCCGTGGAAGCGCCGGCACTGGCCGCAATGGCAGTTGACCACCCCCATGGGCCGCTCGGCCACCTCGTACCGAACGGCGCCGCACAGGCAGCCACCGGTCAACGTCGCGTCGCCGCTCATGCCTCAATCCTCCGTCGGGTCGTTGAAGAGGGTCTGGTTGCCGGGCTCCGTGCTGGTCCGGCGGAGCAGGCCGTCGTCGCAAAGGCTGTAATAGTCACCCTTGAAGTCCACCCAGATGTGACGGTCGGCCTGCAATCCGGTCGGTTCGTCCAGGCTGCCCGCCGTGGCATCCATGCGGGGTTCCGCCGCCGGGTCCCAGAACAGGCCGGTTCCGCAGCGTGAACAGAAGCCCCGCCGTGCGCGTTCCGACGACGC
The Azospirillum brasilense genome window above contains:
- a CDS encoding aspartate/glutamate racemase family protein, translating into MTTPTARPLPQKTIGVLGGMSNQATAEYYRLLNEGLNAQFGGWDNGEIVIVSVNFGNIEHFVRQNEWDAAQRYLSGKVDALERAGADVILCVSNTMHRVVEPIMAERATPFIHIADPTGAAMRAAGLSRVALLGTMATMLSEDLRRRYKERFGVEIMVPSDADKATVDRIIFDELVRRDLRPESKAQYLEIIDRMAADGAQGVILGCTEIFLLVDQADRPDFPMFNTTALHTDAAVAFALGE
- a CDS encoding PAS domain S-box protein translates to MIAVSLTVALFALFAGLLAGFLAGLLAARRIGRRPLAENTAPPPVVTEERLRAILDTAPIGVLINTRDGDNLYHSPSAATCFKVSGEQLQRDGMWPLYHDPRDRRAAIDRLYADGLFDGQEVLLRRGDGDTCMGSLSSTVIDFEGQRCHISWFYDLTEQKKADAVRRDLADRLEMALDATGAAVWDTDIPRGTCWWSDSFPRMLGYAERPEMPADFWNVRLHPDDRQRVLTTIDAHLRGETAAYAYDYRLRRADGDWMWIAAQGRAIRDAAGQAVRYVGIMTDITERRRQEEEVRAGKERLLRILEASPIAVNITRRDGLLVFCNTQSEIILGRSRDDLLPMPAERLYADPADRQALIERFEREGPFRDAEVRFRKPDGTIVWVLSSWGEIEMDGEPALLTWLYDINDRKAAEAAMEAARDEAERALADLRAAQESLIQAEAMASLGQLVAGVAHEINTPIGIGLTAASHIAEQARDLRVRFDSGALKKTNLAEYLDAVTEAARLLVSNMNRAAALVQSFKQVAVDQTSGERRAFDLRTYIDEVLFSLRPRLKRTLVTVEVDCPDGLEMDSIPGALSQVLTNLVINALIHAYGEEQRGTIRIAVHPDGGDHVIIDFSDDGSGIPEDHLSKVFEPFFTTKRSEGGSGLGLHIVQSTVTGVLGGTVAVRSVTGQGTGFTLRLPRRIAREAAVPNAQPPQPGSVSGLVMPV
- the gatB gene encoding Asp-tRNA(Asn)/Glu-tRNA(Gln) amidotransferase subunit GatB, translating into MSYIQGETGDWEIVIGLEVHAQVISNAKLFSGAATAFGAEPNSQVSFVDAAFPGMLPVINEHCIEQAVRTGLGLKAQINLHSVFDRKNYFYADLPQGYQISQYLQPIVGKGEIVLDLPDGSSRTVGVTRLHLEQDAGKSLHDQHPAKTYIDLNRSGVALMEIVSEPDMRTAEEAGAYVRKLRSILRYLGTCDGNMEEGSMRCDVNVSVRKPGAPFGTRCEIKNVNSIRFVMQAIEYEARRQIEIIEDGGKIDQETRLWDTTKFVTRSMRSKEEAHDYRYFPDPDLLPLELDADWVEGIKRTLPELPDDKKARFISEYKLSPYDANVLVSEKARADFYEAVAKGRDPKLAANWVTGELFGYLNKAGKEIEESPVSAENLGGLIDLIADNTISGRIAKEVFEAMFETGEKPADIVEKKGLRQVTDTGAIESSIDAVLAANADKVAEFRSGKDKLFGFFVGQVMKATQGKANPALVNEILMAKLKG
- the gatA gene encoding Asp-tRNA(Asn)/Glu-tRNA(Gln) amidotransferase subunit GatA; translated protein: MTGLTHLTMAAALDGLAKKEFTAVELTEAHVKAVETIRPLNAFITETPEQALAMAKASDARRAKGEAGPMEGLPIAVKDLFCTKGVLTTAASHILDGFKPEYESTVTSNLWRDGAVMLGKVNLDEFAMGSANITSHHGNVISPWSPGEVGNWSRQIVPGGSSGGSAAAVAARAALGATGTDTGGSIRQPAAFTGIVGIKPTYGRCSRWGVVAFASSLDQAGPMTRTVEDAAIMLRSMCGFDPKDSTSVDMAVPDFRAALTGDIRGLKVGIPKEYRVEGMPAEIAAIWDQGIEWLKQAGAEPVEISLPHSKYALATYYIVAPAEASSNLARYDGLRYGLRVEGASLKDMYENTRGAGFGKEVRRRILIGTYVLSAGYYDAYYNKARQVRTRIKWDFDEAFKTCDVILTPTAPSTAFAIGEKMDDPIQMYLNDVFTVPASLAGLPGMSVPAGVGSDGLPLGLQLLGRPFDEETVLRVGQVIEKAAAVTATPPFMA
- the gatC gene encoding Asp-tRNA(Asn)/Glu-tRNA(Gln) amidotransferase subunit GatC; protein product: MSLDKATVAKIAHLARIKVPDDELDHLAGELSQILTFVEQLGEVDTQDVPPMTSVAAQTLRRRKDEVTDGGYRDAVLSNGPETAEGFYVVPKVVE
- a CDS encoding GNAT family N-acetyltransferase gives rise to the protein MPTAAPVPTPAAVFSHRPLTDADIPHICRFARNREELYFLFPRATWPLTPEQVRASLAVRRDPTVVLRGGEVVGYANFATFEEGCSASLGNVSAAPWVRRTGVAKHLVRIMMDRAFDHHGLPELVLRCFNTNTPGLLLYAAMGFVPIAIEERTAPWGDRLALLTLRIDRARWDAGRGEG
- the ruvX gene encoding Holliday junction resolvase RuvX, whose amino-acid sequence is MIHTLPELAARLGRGQRLLGLDVGTKTVGMAVSDPNFVVASPIGTLKRTKFTQDARELSRTLRDYGIGGLVIGLPLNMDGSEGPRAESTRAFAKNLMERSDLLGWDAEIAFWDERLSTSAVERFMIGEADMTRKRRDEVVDKMAAAYILQGALDALAHIRRMEREQRERDEYDNDIGGHSGDNGDA
- a CDS encoding AEC family transporter; its protein translation is MLPIAGALAPIFLLILFGQGLRRRAVIPETAWPSLDRLTYLLFFPCLIVDELTRTDLRALSMGSMGGTMAAGIFAGAALALAVRRPIGLEGPAFTSVFQGAIRPNTYVGLAGASALYGSAGLTLTAVGIAVVVPLVNLLCVTAMVQYGRVADGAPQRSGVGAVVSGILRNPIIIAVAIGAALNLGGIGRVPVVGDVVGILARAALPMGLLSVGAGLDLAAARGAGLGVALSSVLKLLLVPAATALAGLWLGVDGLPLTIAVLFNALPCSASSYVLARQMGGDHALVAGIITVQTLASAATLPLVVALAG
- a CDS encoding GFA family protein — its product is MSGDATLTGGCLCGAVRYEVAERPMGVVNCHCGQCRRFHGHFGAYITILRETVVIKAQDTLSWYRSSAKAQRGFCSRCGSSLFWSGDESGLFDIAAGTLDQPTGLTTLRHIYAEDQGDYYAIDDGLERFPQGAPEPP